In one Grus americana isolate bGruAme1 chromosome 1, bGruAme1.mat, whole genome shotgun sequence genomic region, the following are encoded:
- the LOC129202114 gene encoding histone H2B 1/2/3/4/6 → MPEPAKSAPAPKKGSKKAVTKTQKKGDKKRKKSRKESYSIYVYKVLKQVHPDTGISSKAMGIMNSFVNDIFERIAGEASRLAHYNKRSTITSREIQTAVRLLLPGELAKHAVSEGTKAVTKYTSSK, encoded by the coding sequence ATGCCCGAGCCGGCCAAGTCCGCCCCCGCGCCCAAGAAGGGCTCCAAGAAGGCGGTGACCAAGACGCAGAAGAAGGGCGACAAGAAGCGCAAGAAGAGCCGCAAGGAGAGCTACTCGATCTACGTGTACAAGGTGCTGAAGCAGGTGCACCCCGACACGGGCATCTCGTCCAAAGCCATGGGCATCATGAACTCCTTCGTCAACGACATCTTCGAGCGCATCGCCGGCGAGGCCTCGCGCCTGGCGCACTACAACAAGCGCTCCACCATCACCTCGCGGGAGATCCAGACGGCCGTGCGGCTCCTGCTGCCCGGCGAGCTGGCCAAGCACGCCGTCTCCGAGGGCACCAAGGCTGTCACCAAGTACACCAGCTCCAAGTAA
- the LOC129202099 gene encoding histone H2A-IV, whose protein sequence is MSGRGKQGGKARAKAKSRSSRAGLQFPVGRVHRLLRKGNYAERVGAGAPVYLAAVLEYLTAEILELAGNAARDNKKTRIIPRHLQLAIRNDEELNKLLGKVTIAQGGVLPNIQAVLLPKKTDSHKAKAK, encoded by the coding sequence ATGTCGGGCCGCGGGAAGCAGGGCGGGAAGGCGCGCGCCAAGGCCAAGTCGCGCTCGTCGCGGGCCGGGCTGCAGTTCCCCGTGGGCCGCGTGCACCGCCTGCTGCGCAAGGGCAACTACGCGGAGCGGGTGGGCGCCGGCGCCCCGGTGTACCTGGCGGCCGTGCTGGAGTACCTGACGGCCGAGATCCTGGAGCTGGCGGGCAACGCGGCCCGCGACAACAAGAAGACGCGCATCATCCCCCGGCACCTGCAGCTGGCCATCCGCAACGACGAGGAGCTCAACAAGCTGCTGGGCAAGGTGACCATCGCGCAGGGCGGGGTGCTGCCCAACATCCAGGCCGTGCTGCTGCCCAAGAAGACCGACAGCCACAAGGCTAAAGCCAAGTGA